The sequence AACTGGTCCCCTGACCTAAGCCTATGCCACCACCACCCGCAGCACTACCTCCCATACTTGGTAAGCCAGCCCCCGGTGGCGCTTTAAAGATGATGACCCCACTCCGATAACCTCTTTTACTACAGTCAACATGTAAATCACCGTCTGCAGCCGATATCACTACTTCGGCTGGGGTCGTCAGGTTCCAGGTTCCACCATCCGTTTTGACTACGCAACGAGCGGCGGTCAAAGGCTGCCCATCCGATTTGGTTTGGATCTGGATTCGACCATTATCTGACCCAGTTGTCGCGCAGCCAGCAAGTAAAACTATCGATAACAGGGTCAGATGACGCATCGTCATTTCCTTTAGAAGTTGAGCGAGCGCTTATCAACTGCCAGAGCAGCTTCTTTGGTCGCCTCAGACAACGACGGATGTGCGTGGCAAATACGTGCAATATCTTCGGCAGAAGCACGGAATTCCATTGCTACGACTGCTTCAGAAATGAGTTCCGAAGCCATCGGTCCAATGATATGGACACCAAGAATTTCATCGCTTTTTGCATCAGCTAAAAACTTCACCATACCGGCAGTATCGCCCAGCGCGCGCGCCCTGCCATTCGCCAGGAACGGGAATGTGCCCGCTTTATAAGCAACGCCTTCCGCTTTCAATTGCTGCTCGGTTTTTCCAACCCATGCGATTTCTGGTGACGTGTAAATAACCCATGGAATCGTATTGAAGTTGACATGACCGTGTTGGCCCGCGATCCGTTCCGCGACAGCAACACCTTCTTCCTCGGCCTTGTGTGCGAGCATTGGGCCGCGTACCACGTCACCGACCGCCCAAACGTTTGCCAGGTTAGTTTTGCAATCACCGTCAACATTGATGAAGCCGCGCTCATCCAGTTGCAAGCCAACGCCTTCAGCGTTAAGTCCAATGGTATTAGGTGTGCGGCCGATTGAAATGATCAATTTGTCGAACACGGCTTTTTGGGCTTCGCCTTTGGCATCGGTATACTCAACCGTGACCTCTTTTTTGCCCGCAGTGATAGAGCCAATCTTGACACCCAGACTGATATTCAACCCTTGTTTGGCGAACAGTTTGGCTGCTTCTTTAGCGATTTGATCATCTACTGCGCCAAGAAAAGCTGGTAACGCTTCCAGGACGGTGACTTCTGCACCCAGACGACGCCAGACGCTTCCCATTTCAAGACCGATGACGCCAGCGCCAATAACACCGAGTTTCTTCGGTACAGCGCCAATTGTCAGCGCGCCAGTGTTGGACAAAATCAATTTCTCGTCAAAATCAGCGCCCGGCAATGCACGCGCATTGGATCCCGTTGCCAGAATGATGTGCTTACCGCTAATCGACTCTTCGGTCTTGCCAGCAACCTTAATTTCGTAACCGTTAGCGTCGCCTTTAACAAAAGAGCCACGTCCGTGGAAAAAGGTCACTTTATTTTTTTTCAACAAATACAAAATGCCATCATTGTTCTGTTTAATGACCGTATCTTTACGCGCCAACATCTGTGGCAAATTCAAGGTTAGTTCCTTGATATCGATACCATGATCTGCGAAGCTGTGGCCAGCATGTTCGAAATGTTCAGAAGATTGCAGCAACGCTTTTGATGGGATACAACCAACGTTGGTACAGGTTCCGCCTGGTGCCGGACCGCCACTGGCGTTTTTCCACTCATCAATACAAGCGGTATTGAATCCAAGTTGAGCAGCACGAATTGCTGCGATATAACCACCAGGACCGCCACCGATAACGATAACGTCAAATTGCTTACTCATAGTTTTTCCTTCGTTCTTTTACGGCGCTCTTGGCAACAAGGCATCACGCACTACTTCAGGTAAATTCGGTATTTTTCGACTTCTTACGACAAAGCCAAGGCTAACTTAGCGGCAACGCATTGCATAACTGCCGCTCACTTCTTTGGTGCTTACTTTGATGCTTACTTCTTTAATAATCACGTCTTTTAATCACGTCTTTGATGCAGATTTTTTACATCGCAATAAATCGTCATTCCGTTGTTTACCCCACTTGTACGCTAATTTATTTAATTCAACCAACATGACGTAAAGCAGTCCACTTCATGCCTTCCGGTCAATTCCAATGAGGTATTGACCGAAAGGCAGTAAAGCGCAATTACTTTTAGAAATTACAAGTCCAGCAACATGCGTGCAGGATCTTCCAGCGCATCCTTGATAGCGACTAATGCCAATACTGCTTCACGACCGTCGATGATACGGTGATCGTAAGACATTGCCAGATAGTTCATCGGACGAATAACGATTTGGCCATTTTCAACGACAGCACGGTCCTTAGTGGCAT is a genomic window of Glaciimonas sp. CA11.2 containing:
- the lpdA gene encoding dihydrolipoyl dehydrogenase, which gives rise to MSKQFDVIVIGGGPGGYIAAIRAAQLGFNTACIDEWKNASGGPAPGGTCTNVGCIPSKALLQSSEHFEHAGHSFADHGIDIKELTLNLPQMLARKDTVIKQNNDGILYLLKKNKVTFFHGRGSFVKGDANGYEIKVAGKTEESISGKHIILATGSNARALPGADFDEKLILSNTGALTIGAVPKKLGVIGAGVIGLEMGSVWRRLGAEVTVLEALPAFLGAVDDQIAKEAAKLFAKQGLNISLGVKIGSITAGKKEVTVEYTDAKGEAQKAVFDKLIISIGRTPNTIGLNAEGVGLQLDERGFINVDGDCKTNLANVWAVGDVVRGPMLAHKAEEEGVAVAERIAGQHGHVNFNTIPWVIYTSPEIAWVGKTEQQLKAEGVAYKAGTFPFLANGRARALGDTAGMVKFLADAKSDEILGVHIIGPMASELISEAVVAMEFRASAEDIARICHAHPSLSEATKEAALAVDKRSLNF